A segment of the Pseudoalteromonas sp. DL-6 genome:
TTCGGTACTGCTGAGTAAAGTTAGCTGCCATGGGGGAGTCGAGTATTACTTGTATTGTGCGCCAAGGTGAATTTTTTGTAGAGGCATGAATAAGCTGTTCAAGTTCGTATAACAGCTCTTGTGTACGGCCTATACTAAATGCAGGTACAAGCACGACGCCATTGTCGGCAACAGCGCGCTCAATCACGGCTTTTAAGGTTTGCGTACGTTGTTTTCGTCCTTGATGGTTTTTATCCCCATAGGTTGACTCAATAACTAAAGTATCTGCTTTATAAGGGGCTTTAGGGGCGGGTAGTAAAGGTGTGTAGGGCGCGCCTAAATCACCAGAAAAAACCACCCTATGATTATTGCTCGCTTTATAAGGAGGCGTGCTTATGTCTATTTCAATATAGGCGGAGCCTAAAATATGCCCTGCTCGTTGTAGTCGGGCTTTCGCTGTGTGTTCACCCTTACAAGGAAGATCGAACCAAGTTTTAAAATCGATTTCGACAATTTGCTGTTTAAGTAACCTTAAGCAAGTGTCTATTATTTTTTGATCGCGCGTAACGCCCACTTTTAATGCATCTTCAATGACTAGTGGCAGTAAACTTGCTGATGCAACAGAGGTAAATATAGGCCCTTTAAAGCCAGCCATTAATAAATAGGGGATTCGGCCAACATGATCGATGTGGCAATGGGTGACGATCAACGC
Coding sequences within it:
- a CDS encoding MBL fold metallo-hydrolase — protein: MQILHHGAVNGVTGSCHQLIINDQSSFLIDCGLFQGEDSVDDLNIEFNIDTVRALIVTHCHIDHVGRIPYLLMAGFKGPIFTSVASASLLPLVIEDALKVGVTRDQKIIDTCLRLLKQQIVEIDFKTWFDLPCKGEHTAKARLQRAGHILGSAYIEIDISTPPYKASNNHRVVFSGDLGAPYTPLLPAPKAPYKADTLVIESTYGDKNHQGRKQRTQTLKAVIERAVADNGVVLVPAFSIGRTQELLYELEQLIHASTKNSPWRTIQVILDSPMAANFTQQYRKFKYLWDEEAKQKVAKGRHPLDFENLTTINTHSEHLALINYLATRQTPAIILAASGMCAGGRIVNYLERFLTDKTTDVLFVGYQGRGTLGRDIQTYGPKNGYVVINNTRININAKIHTISGYSAHADQAGLIKFVTGMRKKPHHIKIVHGDDDAKNALATKYREVLGDEVKVEIGKG